One Brassica napus cultivar Da-Ae chromosome C4, Da-Ae, whole genome shotgun sequence genomic region harbors:
- the LOC106371440 gene encoding uncharacterized protein LOC106371440, translating to MGVELLKLKLTPTSLRRRVILRALVIVCAFSVVSIIRNLNGAYQGETHHHHRPRKVDDCAVNFAFLGPFLFSGNGLLSNSFLKPIWNFIESEKCKKNIDLTTQVVAELKGLNLLRNDAKALCIGRRSVSALLAMNLQGISDARVSHAPPVFAFKHRKFTSELHYDDASFGFVLSMDSETVSVPASLVYEIERVLKPGGTGAMLVGSDSNGLVRSVSPVSSLLKNSSVVHVASLGEQVLVVFRRHGEDSILLDQSHHHELPADCSSLLNNRPYIGLLEPLLEEKRSDFERRIHYLPEFIDVSSRKRLVYIDIGAADHLTPRSNWFFPSYPIDKKAFNSYFVHHNTSILTSYVKSPGVTFIYHPGLAGTGTVATRGEQEDEPFVEDDSFDFLAWFKETASFADFLVLKMNTSEAELKFLAELIKTGAICSVDELFLHCSGYGDCTSVIKSLRSNGVFVHQWWED from the coding sequence ATGGGCGTTGAGCTGCTTAAGCTGAAACTAACGCCCACCTCTCTCCGTCGGCGCGTGATCCTACGCGCCCTCGTGATCGTCTGCGCTTTCTCCGTCGTATCCATCATACGAAACCTCAACGGAGCTTACCAAGGAGAgactcaccaccaccaccgcccgCGTAAGGTCGATGACTGCGCCGTGAACTTCGCGTTTCTTGGTCCGTTTCTCTTCTCCGGCAACGGCTTGCTCTCCAACAGCTTCCTTAAACCTATCTGGAACTTTATAGAGTCGGAGAAGTGTAAGAAGAACATCGACTTGACTACTCAAGTCGTCGCCGAGCTTAAAGGTTTGAACTTGCTGCGTAACGACGCGAAAGCTCTCTGTATTGGCCGGAGATCTGTTTCAGCTCTTCTCGCCATGAACCTGCAAGGGATCTCTGATGCTCGTGTAAGCCACGCGCCGCCTGTTTTCGCTTTCAAGCACAGGAAGTTCACTAGTGAGCTACATTATGATGATGCTTCTTTCGGGTTCGTCCTCTCTATGGATTCTGAGACGGTTTCTGTCCCTGCTTCACTTGTTTATGAAATCGAGCGTGTGCTTAAGCCTGGTGGAACCGGAGCTATGCTTGTTGGGTCTGACTCTAACGGGTTGGTTAGATCCGTCTCGCCTGTTTCTTCACTGCTCAAGAACTCGAGTGTTGTTCATGTTGCTTCCTTAGGTGAACAGGTTCTTGTTGTGTTCAGGAGACATGGTGAAGATAGTATCCTTTTGGATCAATCTCATCATCACGAACTTCCGGCTGATTGTTCATCTCTGCTTAATAACAGACCCTACATTGGGTTGTTGGAGCCTCTTCTCGAGGAGAAACGGTCGGATTTTGAGAGAAGGATCCATTACTTGCCTGAGTTCATTGACGTCTCTTCTAGGAAGAGACTGGTTTATATTGATATTGGAGCAGCGGATCATCTCACACCGAGGTCGAATTGGTTCTTCCCCTCGTACCCTATCGACAAGAAAGCTTTTAACAGCTATTTTGTGCATCACAACACATCTATATTGACTTCTTACGTCAAAAGTCCTGGTGTAACCTTCATCTATCATCCAGGACTGGCAGGAACAGGAACAGTAGCTACCCGTGGAGAGCAAGAAGATGAACCTTTTGTAGAAGATGACAGCTTTGATTTTCTAGCATGGTTCAAGGAAACAGCGAGCTTTGCTGATTTCTTGGTTTTGAAGATGAACACAAGCGAGGCAGAGCTGAAGTTTCTAGCAGAGCTGATAAAGACAGGTGCGATATGCTCAGTTGATGAACTGTTTCTTCACTGCAGTGGGTACGGAGACTGCACTAGTGTCATAAAGAGCCTCAGAAGCAATGGGGTCTTTGTTCATCAGTGGTGGGAAGACTAA
- the LOC106371439 gene encoding dystrophia myotonica WD repeat-containing protein — protein sequence MMNTCNGMVSAPPSSSSPAANPQSPGIKTYFKTPEGKYKLHYEKTHSSSLFHYAHGKTVTQVTLAQLKERAAPSTPTGTSSGYSSSSGFRSATARLLGTGNGNRALSFVGGNGSGKNVSTSSRISGSFAASNSSTSTTNTNFDGKGTYLVFNVGDAIFICDLNSQDKDPVKSIHFSNSNPMCHAFDPDAKDGHDLLIGLNSGDVYTVSLRQQLQDVSKKLVGALHYNKDGSANNSRCTSIAWVPGGDGAFVVAHADGNLYVYEKNKDSATDSTFPAIKDPTQFSVDKAKNSKSIPVARWHICQGSINSIAFSNDGSHLATVGRDGYLRIFDFSTQKLVCGGKSYYGALLCCSWSMDGKYILTGGEDDLVQVWSMDDRKVVAWGEGHNSWVSGVAFDSYWSSPNTDGSGEHIMYRFGSVGQDTQILLWDLEMDEIVVPLRRPPGGSPTYSTGSQSAHWDNVIPVGTLQPAPCKRDVPKLSPVIAHHVHTEPLSGLMFTQESVVTACREGHLKIWTRPSASETQANSSEANPAIALLSTSFPKDNKGSLSSKIGGSSLKS from the exons atGATGAACACTTGTAATGGAATGGTATCAGCGCCACCTTCCTCCTCTTCACCTGCCGCGAATCCTCAGTCGCCGGGGATTAAGACTTATTTCAAGACGCCTGAAGGCAAGTACAAGCTCCACTACGAGAAGACGCATTCATCCAGCCTCTTTCACTACGCTCATGGCAAAACCGTTACTCAG GTAACTCTAGCTCAGCTTAAGGAAAGAGCTGCTCCTTCCACTCCGACTGGTACTTCGTCCGGTTACAGTTCCAGTAGTGGATTCCGTTCTGCGACAGCGAGATTGCTAGGCACTGGAAATGGGAACCGTGCGCTTAGTTTCGTTGGAGGTAATGGAAGTGGCAAAAATGTGAGTACAAGTTCAAGGATTAGTGGCTCCTTTGCTGCTTCTAATTCTAGCACTTCTACGACGAATACAAACTTTGATGGGAAAGGAACTTACTTGGTTTTCAATGTGGGTGATGCTATTTTTATCTGTGACTTGAACTCACAAGACAAG GATCCAGTAAAGTCTATCCATTTCAGTAATTCAAACCCTATGTGCCATGCTTTTGATCCGGATGCTAAGGATGGACATGATTTACTTATTGGGCTCAATTCTGGGGATG TGTACACTGTATCGCTGAGACAGCAGTTACAAGATGTCTCTAAGAAGCTAGTTGGAGCACTGCATTATAACAAGGACGGCTCTGCGAATAACAG CCGTTGTACAAGTATTGCTTGGGTGCCTGGAGGTGATGGAGCATTTGTCGTTGCTCATGCCGATGGCAATTTGTACGTGTATGAGAAG AACAAAGATAGTGCCACGGATTCAACGTTTCCTGCTATAAAAGATCCTACACAATTTTCAGTTGACAAAGCAAAAAATAGCAAG AGTATTCCTGTTGCGAGATGGCATATCTGTCAAGGTTCAATCAACAGCATTGCATTCTCAAATGATGGTTCACACTTGGCTACTGTTGGAAGAGATG GTTATCTTCGCATTTTTGACTTCTCAACCCAGAAGCTAGTATGTGGTGGAAAAAGTTATTACGGTGCTCTGCTATGCTGTTCTTGGAG TATGGATGGAAAGTACATTTTGACTGGAGGTGAAGATGACCTGGTTCAAGTCTGGAGTATGGATGATCGGAAGGTCGTGGCGTGGGGTGAGGGGCATAACTCGTGG GTAAGTGGAGTAGCGTTTGATTCCTATTGGTCGTCACCAAATACAGATGGATCAGGAGAGCATATCATGTACCGGTTTGGATCAGTTGGTCAG GACACACAGATACTTCTCTGGGACCTGGAAATGGACGAGATAGTGGTACCACTTAGGCGACCTCCTGGAGGATCACCCACTTACAGCACGGGAAGCCAATCCGCTCACTGGGACAATGTCATACCAGTGGGTACTCTTCAACCCGCTCCTTGCAAGCGTGATGTTCCAAAGCTCTCGCCGGTCATAGCTCACCATGTGCACACCGAGCCCCTCTCCGGCTTGATGTTCACACAAGAATCTGTGGTTACGGCTTGCCGAGAAGGGCATTTAAAGATCTGGACAAGGCCTAGTGCCTCAGAAACCCAAGCCAACAGCTCAGAAGCAAATCCTGCAATTGCTCTGTTGAGCACAAGCTTCCccaaagacaacaaaggttcgcTGAGCAGTAAGATCGGTGGTTCTAGTTTAAAGTCATAA
- the LOC125585594 gene encoding 60S ribosomal protein L12-2, whose translation MPPKLDPSQIVDVYVRVTGGEVGAASSLAPKIGPLGLAPKKIGEDIAKETAKEWKGLRVTVKLTVQNRQAKVTVVPSAAALVIKALKEPERDRKKVKNIKHNGNISFDDVIEIARIMRPRSIAKELSGTVREILGTCVSVGCTVDGKDPKDLQQEIQEGEIEIPEN comes from the coding sequence ATGCCGCCCAAGTTGGACCCGAGCCAGATCGTCGACGTCTACGTCCGCGTAACCGGAGGAGAAGTCGGAGCCGCCAGTTCCCTCGCCCCCAAGATCGGTCCTCTCGGTCTCGCCCCAAAGAAGATCGGAGAAGACATCGCCAAAGAGACAGCCAAAGAGTGGAAAGGGCTCCGCGTCACCGTGAAGCTGACCGTTCAGAATCGTCAAGCTAAGGTCACGGTGGTTCCGTCTGCCGCAGCTCTCGTCATCAAGGCCTTGAAGGAGCCGGAGAGAGACAGGAAGAAGGTGAAGAACATCAAGCACAATGGGAACATTTCGTTTGATGACGTGATCGAGATCGCTAGGATCATGAGGCCTAGATCGATTGCTAAGGAGCTGAGCGGGACTGTGAGGGAGATTCTGGGGACGTGTGTGTCTGTTGGGTGCACTGTTGATGGGAAGGACCCGAAGGATCTTCAGCAGGAGATTCAAGAGGGTGAGATTGAGATCCCTGAGAACTGa